A section of the Humulus lupulus chromosome 2, drHumLupu1.1, whole genome shotgun sequence genome encodes:
- the LOC133814770 gene encoding uncharacterized protein LOC133814770, which translates to MVVTEAMDLDLILNRVLNEFTSAMLTLIAGRIRSGIVTEQARTLKQRHEDELKAAEAKYVEQLAVVVEEKAKLAKELEEKQRSLDKVHEEREKFKESNRFNYHAAQQLELDLVASRQENTALEGRIEEVEKANTGNLERYKSATLRHFYDFWKHNQGANFNYLPENARDAELVRCAAQLAEEERSRVPASPEISLAAGMDGADNEVAGVVDQNLPHDPPALQDP; encoded by the exons ATGGTTGTGACGGAGGCGATGGATCTTGACCTGATCCTGAACCGCGTCCTGAatgagttcaccagt GCCATGCTGACTCTTATTGCCGGCCGCATCCGCTCAGGTATTGTCACTGAGCAAGCCAGAACTTTGAAGCAACGGCATGAGGATGAACTTAAAGCTGCCGAGGCAAAGTATGTTGAACAGCTGGCAGTGGTGGTTGAGGAAAAGGCcaaactggctaaggagttggaggagaagcagagGTCTCTGGACAAAGTTCATGAGGAGAGGGAAAAATTTAAGGAGTCCAACCGCTTCAATTACCACGCGGCCCAACAACTCGAGTTGGACTTGGTTGCGAGCAGGCAGGAGAATACTGCCCTGGAGGGCAGGATTGAGGAGGTGGAGAAAGCCAACACCGGaaacttggaaaggtacaagagtgCCACTCTTCGACACTTCTATGATTTTTGGAAGcataatcagggtgccaacttcaactaccttccCGAGAATGCGAGAGACGCCGAGCTTGTTCGCTGCGCTGCTCAGCTAGCCGAGGAGGAAAGGtcaagggttcctgcttcccctgaaatcTCGTTGGCCGCCGGGATGGATGGGGCAGACAACGAGGTTGCAGGTGTCGTCGATCAGAACCTTCCCCATGATCCTCCAGCTCTTCAAGATCCTTGa